The Procambarus clarkii isolate CNS0578487 chromosome 50, FALCON_Pclarkii_2.0, whole genome shotgun sequence sequence agaagagttaggggagacatgatcaccacattcaagattctgaagggaattgatagggtagataaagacagtctatttaacacatgggaaacacgcacaaggggacacaggtggaaactgagtgcccaaatgagccacagagatattagaaagaacttttttagtgtcagagtggttgacaaatggaatgcattaggaggtgatgtggtggaggctgactccatacacagtttcaagtgtagatatgatagagcccaataggctcaggaatctgtacacctgttgattgacggttgtgaggcgggaccaaagagccagagctcaacccccgcaaacacaactaggtgagtacaactaggtgagtacaaccttcactcaccataccaatcaccacctacacacacaatatacatcATCACCTACGCACAGCATAACCATCACCACTTACACACAACATAACTattaccacctacacacaccataaccCATCTCcatctacacacaccatacacatcacCATTAACACACGCCTtatccatcaccaccctcactcaccatACCAATCACCACTTACACACACCATTCTCATCACCACCCATacccaccatacccatcaccacctacacacaccatacccatcacctccaacacacaccatacccatcaccacctatacacacaatacccatcaccaTCAATACACACGCTCCCAGGTCTCAACCATACCCTCCCATACCCTCCTGTCAATGTCATCATCCttgcaccatacccatcaccacctacacacacaccatacctatcaccacctacacttacacaccatacccatcagcaCCTATACACACCATACCAATCACCACCTACACAGACCATACCCTTCACTAccaacacacacaatacccatcaccaactacacacaccatacccatcaccacctacacaccataCCTACAACCACCTACTCACACAACACATATCACGATCTACACACACCATacgcatcaacaccaacacacataATTCCAATCACtacctacacacactataccaacACCATctgcacacaccatacccatcaccacctatacACATCATACCCATCAGAACCTTCACACACCATACccttccccaccaacacacaccatacccatcaccacctaaacACACCCTCTCGGGTCTTCACCACACCCTCACATACCCTCCTGTCAATGTACGCATcttcacaccatacccatcaccacctacacacaccatacccattacTACCTTCACACATTATACCTATCACtacatacacacaccatacccatcaccacctacacacaccatacccatcaccacctacatacaCCATACCAATCATATCCATCACACCATATCGATCTCCACaatatccatcaccacctacacacataaTATCCATCTCCacttaaatggaatgcactaagcagtgatgtggtagagtctgactccatacacagtttcaaatgttgacatgacagagcccagtaggctcaggaatctgcacatcacttgattgacagttgagaggcgggaccaaagagccaaagctcaacacccgcaagcacaattaggtaagtacaattaggtgagtacaccatacGCATTACTACTTTCCCACACCATACATATCATCACCTACATAAACCATACCCATAACAGCcttcacacaccatacccatccccacCTACgctcaccatacccatcaccactatcattcaccatacccatcaccacctacacacgcaccatacccatcaccacctacacacgcaccatacccatcaccaccaacacacaccatacccatcacttcCTACACATACCCTTCCAGGGTCTCCACTATACCCTCCCATACCCTCCTGTAAATTTATGAACCTTCAcatcatacccatcaccacctacacacacacacgttatccATCACAACCTAGGcataccatacccatcaccatctacacacaccattcacaccaccacctacatgcaccatatccatcaccaaataaacacaccatacatatacacacctacacacacaatacccaaaacaatctacacacaccatacacatcacCACATACGCACACCATACCTATCACCAACCACACACATCTTTCTCATCACCACCTACATGCACCATATCCATGACAACCTAAGCACATTATAcatatcaccacctacacacaccattccCAAAACAATCTACACacgccatacccatcaccacctacgcaCACTATACCCCtctccacctacacacacactatacccatcaccacctagacacaccatacctatcaccacctacacacactatatctaTCACCACCTAGACACACCAtacctatcaccacctacacacactatatctatcaccacctacacacaccatacccatcaccacctacacacaccatacccatcaccacctacacacaccctcccgagTCTCCTCATACCCTCCCATTCCCTCCTTTCAAAGTAAACATCTtcacaccatactcatcacctccttcactcaccataccaatcactacctacacacacacaatacccatcaccaccgacacacagcatgctcatcaccacctacatacaccatacccatcaccacctatacAAACCATACCGGTCATCACCTACACACCCCCTCCCGGGTCACGACCATACCCTCCTTTACTCTCATGTCAATGTAATCATAATAGCACCATACAAATCAGTACCTACACACACGATACCCATCATCACCTACATACACTTTACCCATCACCgtctacacacaccatacaaatCGAAACttacacacaccatacctatTATCACCTACATAcgtcatacccatcaccacctacactcacCATACGTATCATCACATACATACACCATACCCTATCACCAAATACACACATAATaaacatcaccacctacacacaccatactatCACCATCTACACACataatacccatcaccacctacacacaccatactcatcaccacctacacatacCATACCCATCCCCACCTACACGCACCATACCCAtcatcacctacacacacacacgttacccATTACCACCTATACACACTCATCATACCCATCAGaacctacacacactatacccatcaccacctacacacaccatactcatcaccacctacacacaccctcccgggTCACCATCATATCCTCCGGTCATTGAAAGCATCTTCACACTAtacctatcaccacctacacacaccatacccatcaccagctACACACAGtaccaatcaccaccaacacacacaatacaTAGTGGCTAACCCTAACCTCCCTTTTCAAGGGTAACATAGGGGGTGACCCCAACCACCCCCTTCAACGGTAACATAGTGGGAGACCCTAGCCATCCCCCATTAAGGGGTAGCATAGGGGCTGACCCCAAACAACCCCCCTTCAACGGTAACATAGTGGCTgaccccaaacccccaccccccttcaagggtaacataggggccgaccccaaccccctccccctcttcaacggtagcataggggccgaccccaaccaaCCCTCCTTCAACGGTAATATAGTGACTGACACCAACCACCCCCTTCAAGGGTAACATAGGGGCCATAGGGACCGACCCCCCCCCCTTTAAACGGTAGcataggggccgaccccaaccaaACCCCCTTCAAGGGAAGCATAGGGGCCGAAGCCCCCCCCCTTCAAGTGTAACATAGGGGCTGACCCCAACCACCCCCTTAGAGGGGTAACATAGGGGCCGACACCAACCACCCCCTTAGAGGGGTAACATAGGGGCCGACACCAACCACCCTTCTTCAAGGGTAGCATTGGGGCTGACCCAAACCACCCCTTTTCAAGGGTAGcataggggccgaccccaaccTCCCCCTTCAAGGGTTACAAAGGGGCCGACCCCAACCTCCCCCTTCAAGGGTAACAaaggggccgaccccaaccacccTGTTCAAGGGTAACAAATGGGCCGACCCCAACCTCACCCTTCAAGGGTAACAaaggggccgaccccaaccaccccccgtgaagggtagcataggggccgaccccaaccacccTGTTCAAGGGTAACAaaggggccgaccccaaccaccccccTTTAAGGGTAACAAATgggccgaccccaaccaccccCTTCAAGGGTAACATAGTCCTGTTCGACCCGTTCCACTTTGCCTCTGTACATCTctatgtctctgtacgtctctctgtctctgtacgtctctctgtctctgtacgtctctctgtctctgtacatctctctgtctctgtacgtctctctgtctctgtatgtctctctgtctctgtacatctctctgtctctgtacgtctctctgtttctgtacaTGTCTCgttctctgtacatctctctgtctctgtacatctctctgtctctgtacgtctctctgtctctgtatgtctctctgtctctgtacatctctctgtctctgtacgtctctctgtttctgtacaTGTCTCgttctctgtacatctctctgtctctgaacatctctctgtctctgtacgtctctctgtctctgtatgtctctctgtctctgtacatctctctgtctctgtacgtctctctgtttctgtacaTGTCTCgttctctgtacatctctctgtctctgcacgtctctctgtctctgtacgtctctctgtctctgtacatctctctgtctctgtacgtctctctgtttctgtacaTGTCTCGTTCTCTGtacatctctgtctctgtacgtctctctgtctctgtgcgtctctctgtctctgtacatctctctgtctctgtacgtctctctgtttctgtacgTCTCGTTCTCtatacatctctctgtctctgtacatctctctgtctctgtacatctctctgttTCTGTACGTCTCgttctctgtacatctctctgtctctgtacgtctctctgtctctgtacatctctctgtctctgtacatctctctgtctctgtacatctctatGTCTCTGTACGTTTCTCgttctctgtacatctctctgtctctgtacgtctctctgtctctgtacatctctctgtcaCTGAACGTCTCTCgttctctgtacatctctctgtctctgtacgtctctctgtctctgtacatctctctgtctcggtacatctctctgtctctgtacgtctctctgtctctgtacatctctctgtctctgtacgtctctgtcTCAATCAATTTCTCATTTTGCATTTATCATTCGGTGTGTCTATCATGGTCTGCctttcatacacacacattcatacacacatTCATTCACACATTCATAAACATTCACACATATTCATACACACCTCACTCCCTCTTACTCCCTCAGAAGTAAGGCAAAATAAGCAGGAAGGAGAGTGAAGGTCAGAAGTGAAGTAGCACAGTTTACCTTGTGTACAGCTCACTGACATTCCGCTTGCACTTCTCGTGTTCTTCTTGAGTACTTCTGAGTTGCTGTGCCTGTCTGTCTTTATCACTCTGTAGAGCCGTGTTTGCTTCCCGTAACTTACTGGCCTCTTCTTCACTGACGGAgagttgctcttcaacaagtcgttTCTCCTCTTTAGTCTTCCTGATTGTTTCTTCCTTTTCTTCATTTAGAGCAGCGTTTGCTGTTTGAAGGACCCTGACCTGTTCTTCCAGGAGTGAGAGTTGCTCTTGAACAAGTCCTTTCTCTCTTGCTGTGTTATTATTCATCTCTTGCAGCTGTTGTGTCTCTCGCTCTAGCTCAGCGATCCTCGTCAACGCCGTCTTGACCCTCTCCTGGGCTTGGGTCTCCGCAAGCTCCAGCTGTTGGTTCCTCGTCTTGAccagcctcgagtcctcctccacttGTCGGATCTCTTGCTTGACCAGCCTCGAGTCTTCCTCCACTTGACGGATCTGGGACTTTAATTGAATGTTTTCTTCCTGAGCAAGGCGCACTTCGTTCTTAGTCTTCATGTTATCCTCCTTGAccagcctcgagtcctcctccacttTACGGATCTCCTCCTTGAccagcctcgagtcctcctccacttTACGGATCTCCTCCTTGAccagcctcgagtcctcctccacttGACGGATCTGGGACTTTAATAGAACAATCTCCTCCTGAGCAAGGCGCACTTCGTTCTTAGTCTTCCTGTTGTCCTCCTCGAGCAAATGATTCGCTGTATTTAGGCGAGTGTTTTCCTCCTCCAGCTTGAGGTTGTCAGCTTGGTGAGCCTTGTTGACACACTCCAGCTGGTCCAGAGTGTCCAGGAGGCGGCGGGTGGCGTTCTCCCTCTCCTTCACACCTGCCAACAcatcaaatattaaatatatactgctatatatattaccaccacccacaactactactactagtatatATCAGATATATACTGCTGACCCTGAAATGCACTCAGTACCTGAAATTCAGTCAAggacctgaagtacactccaggagcAGAAGTACATGCCAGGCCCTGACGTACACTTAAGATCCAGAAGTATAATCAATACCCTGACGTACACTTCAGATCATGAAGTAGACTTCAGGCTCTGAAATACACTCCAGGACCAAAGTACTCTCCTGTCTTTAAACTACACTCAAGACCCCTGAAATACATTAAAGTCCCTGAAGGACACTCCAGTATCTGAAGTGTACTACAGACCTTCAACTACATtttagaccctgaagtacactgcaGACCCTGAAGCACATTTCAAACACTGAAGTTCAATTCAGGATTTGATGTACACTCCAAAACTGAATTCCACTCCAGATCTTGAAGAACACTCATGATCCTGAAAAAAACCTCCAGACCCTAAAGTTCACTACAGACCCTGAAGTTAACTCAAGGACCTGAGGTCCACTCTAGACATTGAAATACTCTCCATGACATGAATTGCACTCATGACCACGAAGAACACTCCAGACACTGAAGTACACTCAAAGACGTGAAGTGTACCATGACCACATCAGACCCTAAAGTACACTCCAGACCTTGAAGTACATTCAAGAATGAAAAATACACTTCAGACCCTGATTTATGAAGAACCTGAGGTGCACTTCTGACTCTTATACACACTGCAGGGCCTGAGGTATACTTTAGACCTTGAAGCACTAATCAGGACTTGAAGCACACTTCATGCCCTGAAGCACACTATAGGACATAAAGTAAACTATAGGCCATGAAGAAGGCTATAGgcactgaagtacactccagaaagtgaagtacactccaggccctgaagtacagtCCAGGTCCTACAGAACACCCCAATCCCGAAAGACATTACAGACCATGAAGTACTTTCCAGACCCTGAAaaacactccagaccctgaaataCACATAATGATGAGAAGTACAcatcagaccctgaagtacatttCAGGCcctgatatatattcaagactctAAAGTAAACGACaagccctgaagtacactcctggACGAAATGTACACTCCAGGCATTGCAATACACTCCAGATCCTGAGGTAAACTACCCAGCAAATACTTTATGTTGCCAGAATGTGCCTGGGAATTTTTTGAGAGCTGGGGCAAAGTTAGTTTTTATATAATCAATACGTTTTTGTGTCCAGTCATAAATTGTTTGTCATAATTTACTACACAACGTTGGGTAACAAAAAATTGAGGCCTCGTGGCAACCTTAATTACTGCATAAAAGTAGTTTCTATTATTTATGATATATAAATATAGAAACtataaatatacaaaatattAGTTGAAATAAAACAGGAGCATAATAAAGGCGAGTTCACCTTTGTATTTATTTCTTagatggcagtgttggtagatggttgtggttggtggcagtgttggtagatggtagtgtttggtggcagtgttggtagatggttgtggttggtggtagtgttggtagatgatacctggttgataaatggttgatggggttctgggagttcttctactccccaagcccggcccgtggccaggcttgacttgtgagagtttggtccactaggctgttgcttggagccgcccgcaggcccacatacccaccacagcccggttggtccggcactccttggaggaataaatctagtttcctcttgaagatgtccacggttgttccggcaatatttcttatgcttgctggaaggacgttgaacaaccgcggacctctgatgtttatacagtgttctctgattgtgcatatggcacctctgctcttcactggttctaatttgcattttcttccatatcgttcactccagtacgtggttattttactgtgtagatttggtacttggccctccagtatcttccaggtgtatattatttgatatctctctcgtcttctttctagtgagtacatttggagggctttgagacgatcccaataatttaggtgctttattgcgtctatgcgtgccgtatatgttctctgtattccctctatttcagcaatctctcctgctctgaagggggaagtgagtactgagcagtactcaagacgagaaaacacaagtgacttgaagagtacaaccattgtgattggatccctggatttgaaagttctcgtaatccatcctttcatttttctggctgtcgcaatatttgcttggttatgctccttaaacgttaggtcgtcagacattattattcccaaatcctttacatgctgttttcctactatgggtacatttgattgtgttttgtttaaggtcctcatatttaccgtacctgagtacttggaatttaccactgttaaacatcatgttattatctgatgcccagtcgaaaactttattaatatcagcttgaagtttttcaatgtcttcagccgagataattttcatactgatttttgtgtcatctgcataggatgatacgaagctgtgacttgtatttttgtctatatctgatatgagaataaggaaaagcagcggtgcaaggactgtaccctgaggtacagagcttttaactgcacttggactagattttatatgggtgaccgttactcgctgagtcctgtttgacagaaaactgagtatccagcgtcctactttacc is a genomic window containing:
- the LOC138351679 gene encoding putative golgin subfamily A member 6-like protein 3, yielding MSVCLLPLLCVLVVWSAAFPEATMGHTEELDLTATVIINQIAIHQLQEEQRGVQEGVRSMLMVIANMTEGVKERENATRRLLDTLDQLECVNKAHQADNLKLEEENTRLNTANHLLEEDNRKTKNEVRLAQEEIVLLKSQIRQVEEDSRLVKEEIRKVEEDSRLVKEEIRKVEEDSRLVKEDNMKTKNEVRLAQEENIQLKSQIRQVEEDSRLVKQEIRQVEEDSRLVKTRNQQLELAETQAQERVKTALTRIAELERETQQLQEMNNNTAREKGLVQEQLSLLEEQVRVLQTANAALNEEKEETIRKTKEEKRLVEEQLSVSEEEASKLREANTALQSDKDRQAQQLRSTQEEHEKCKRNVSELYTRVTTPKDCADLYHRGERLDGVYFIKPDR